The Paenibacillus dendritiformis region GAGAAGATCGATGCGCTTGAGCCGTTCCATCCGGAGCGGATGGCGTCCCGGATTCTCGGTATGGGGGACATGCTGTCACTCATCGAGAAGGCGCAGGCGAACATCGATGCGGACAAGGCGAAGGAAATGGAGATGAAAATGCGCAATGCCGCATTTACGTTCGACGATTTCCTGGAGCAGATGCAGCAGGTGAAGCAGCTCGGGCCAATCGATCAGATTTTGGACATGATTCCGGGCATGAACAAGATGAAGCAGACGGCCAATCTGAAGGTGGATGAACGCCAGATGGGCCGGATCGAGGCGATTGTGCGCTCGATGACGAATGAGGAGCGGCAAGATCCCGATCTTATCAATCATAGCCGCCGCAAGCGGATCGCTGCTGGCAGCGGAACCTCGCTGGCCGACGTCAACCGGCTGATTAAGCAGTTCGACGAGATGCGCCGGATGATGAAGCAGTTCACCGAGATGATGGGGCCGAAGGGTCCGAAGATGATGAAGAATTTGAAGAGCAAGGCCGGCAAAGGAATGAGATTTCCTTTCCGCTGATGCATAGGGCCGGTTCCCCATAACGAACCGAATTCCGTTAAGGAGGTGAAAGTCGTGGCAGTACGTATCCGTCTGAAACGTATCGGTGCTCATAAAGCTCCGTTCTATCGTGTCGTTGTATCTGACTCCCGCTCTCCGCGTGATGGTCGATTCATCGAGGAAATCGGTTACTACAATCCGGTAGCTCAACCGGCAGTCGTTAACATCGACGAAGAAAAAGCGTTGAAATGGCTGCAAACAGGGGCACAAGCTTCTGACACCGTTCGCAACTTGCTTAGCCAAGCTGGCGTCATGAAGAAGTTCCATGAGCAAAAATACCAGAAGTAATCTAACCGTTCGGAGGGTCGCGAATGGAAGAGTTAGTGTATGTTATCGCACGCGCTTTGGTCGATCATCCGGAGGAGGTCCGTGTGAAGGCCGTGGAGAAAGACCATATCATCGTGTATGAGCTTCACGTCCATCCTGACGATGTCGGGAAGGTTATTGGGAAGCAAGGTCGCATTGCCAAGGCGCTTCGCACGGTCGTCACATCGGCAGCCGTTACGATTCCAAAACGGGTTGCCGTAGACATTATTTCTTAATCATGACGAAACGGGTTAGGATGAGATCCTAACCCTTTTTCGTATAGATGAAGCAATTGTGATACACTTATAATGCTTGTTGCACTACCTTTAGGGAAGACCCGTAATAGCAGGAGGATCGAGACGTTATGTCTGAACAATTGTATACCGTCGGCAAGCTGGTCAATACCCACGGCATTCGCGGCGATGTCAAAATAGTGGCGAGCACTGACTTCCCGGAAGAGCGCTTCGCTTCGGGCAGCGAGCTGATTCTGCAGCACCCGGAGACAAAGGAGTCGCTCTTAGTCACCGTGGAACGCGCGCGGCCGCAGAAAAATGTCTACATTGTAAAATTCAAAAATTTCGACAACATCAATGACGTGGAACGCTATAAGGGCTGGATTCTCTATGTTACTGCCGAACAGCAGAAGGAACTGCCGGAG contains the following coding sequences:
- the rimM gene encoding ribosome maturation factor RimM (Essential for efficient processing of 16S rRNA) → MSEQLYTVGKLVNTHGIRGDVKIVASTDFPEERFASGSELILQHPETKESLLVTVERARPQKNVYIVKFKNFDNINDVERYKGWILYVTAEQQKELPEDEYYYHEIIGCRVVTDEEEELGVISEILAPGANDVWVVKPAKGKPILLPAIPDVILDVDIPGKLVKVHLMEGLL
- a CDS encoding KH domain-containing protein is translated as MEELVYVIARALVDHPEEVRVKAVEKDHIIVYELHVHPDDVGKVIGKQGRIAKALRTVVTSAAVTIPKRVAVDIIS
- the rpsP gene encoding 30S ribosomal protein S16, encoding MAVRIRLKRIGAHKAPFYRVVVSDSRSPRDGRFIEEIGYYNPVAQPAVVNIDEEKALKWLQTGAQASDTVRNLLSQAGVMKKFHEQKYQK